A part of Brassica rapa cultivar Chiifu-401-42 chromosome A05, CAAS_Brap_v3.01, whole genome shotgun sequence genomic DNA contains:
- the LOC103866747 gene encoding flavonol 7-O-beta-glucosyltransferase UGT74F1, with the protein MEKKRGHVLAVPFPSQGHITPMRQFCKRLHSKGFKATHTLTAFIFNTVHLDPSSPISVAKISDGYDQGGFSSAGSVPEYLQNFKTFGSKTVADVIRKHQASDDPITCIVYDSFMPWALDLAREFGLYAAPFFTQSCGVNYVNYLFYVNRGSLNLPIKDLSFLEPQDLPTFVTPTGSHLAYFEMVLQQFTNFKEADFVLVNSYKELDVHEEELLSKVCPILTIGPTVPSMYLDQQIKLDNDNDLNLFDSKEAALCTAWLNTRPERSVVYIAFGSMAQLSSVQMEELASAVRSFSYLWVVRASEESKLPSGFLESVDKDKCLVLRWSPQLEVLSNKAVGCFMTHCGWNSTMEGLTLGVPMVAMPQWTDQPMNAKYIQDVWKVGVRVKAEKETGVAMREEIEFSIKEVMEGEKSKEMKKNAMKWRDLAVKSLSEGGSTDININIFASKIQTK; encoded by the exons atggagaagaagagagggCATGTGCTAGCAGTGCCTTTCCCAAGCCAGGGACACATCACACCGATGCGCCAATTCTGCAAAAGACTTCACTCCAAAGGTTTCAAAGCCACTCACACTCTAACCGCTTTCATCTTCAACACGGTCCACCTCGACCCATCTAGCCCCATCTCCGTTGCCAAAATCTCCGACGGCTACGACCAGGGAGGCTTCTCATCAGCCGGATCAGTCCCCGAATACCTCCAGAACTTCAAAACCTTTGGCTCCAAAACCGTCGCTGACGTCATCCGCAAGCATCAGGCTAGCGACGACCCCATCACTTGTATCGTCTACGATTCTTTCATGCCTTGGGCGCTCGACCTCGCGAGGGAGTTTGGTTTATACGCGGCGCCTTTCTTCACGCAGTCTTGTGGTGTTAACTATGTGAACTATCTTTTTTACGTGAACCGTGGAAGCTTGAATCTTCCCATAAAGGATTTGAGTTTTCTTGAGCCTCAAGACTTGCCTACTTTCGTCACCCCTACTGGGTCCCACCTTGCTTACTTTGAGATGGTGCTTCAGCAGTTCACCAACTTCAAAGAGGCTGATTTCGTACTCGTTAATTCCTACAAGGAGCTCGATGTTCAT GAGGAAGAGTTGTTGTCAAAAGTTTGTCCTATATTGACAATAGGACCGACTGTTCCATCAATGTACTTAGACCAACAAATCAAATTAGACAACGATAATGATTTGAACCTCTTTGACTCCAAAGAGGCTGCCTTATGCACTGCTTGGCTCAACACAAGGCCAGAAAGGTCAGTGGTGTATATAGCGTTCGGGAGCATGGCTCAGCTGAGCAGCGTGCAGATGGAAGAGCTTGCTTCGGCCGTAAGAAGCTTCAGCTACCTGTGGGTGGTCAGAGCTTCAGAGGAGTCAAAGCTCCCATCAGGGTTTCTTGAATCAGTGGATAAAGATAAGTGTTTGGTTTTGAGGTGGAGTCCTCAACTTGAAGTTCTGTCAAACAAAGCAGTCGGTTGCTTCATGACCCACTGTGGCTGGAACTCGACCATGGAAGGATTGACTCTAGGGGTTCCCATGGTGGCTATGCCTCAGTGGACCGATCAACCGATGAATGCAAAGTACATACAAGATGTGTGGAAGGTTGGGGTTCGTGTGAAGGCGGAGAAAGAGACTGGGGTTGCAATGAGAGAGGAGATTGAGTTTAGCATTAAGGAAGTGATGGAAGGAGAGAAGAGcaaagagatgaagaagaatgCAATGAAATGGAGAGACTTGGCTGTCAAGTCACTCAGTGAAGGAGGCTCTACAGATATCAATATTAACATATTTGCATCAAAGATTCAAACCAAATAA